A section of the Pan paniscus chromosome 7, NHGRI_mPanPan1-v2.0_pri, whole genome shotgun sequence genome encodes:
- the KIFC2 gene encoding kinesin-like protein KIFC2 isoform X3 yields the protein MYAFYSLLIYIFYSLFRRDGGAAAAAEPGDPAQRARKPRGRRRPDLPAPELWTELTGLAASSEPEDGSEGAAEGRAAAVSLEEALLRLAEFLSVQLGAEESCGSPADLGQSGEVPPLLTVTSQLLALLAWLRSPRGRQALLQGTQPAPRVRPPSPDGSTSQEESPSHFTAVPGEPLGDETQGQQPLQLEEDQRAWQRLEQLILGQLEELKQQLEQQEEELGRLRLGVGATDSEKRVQHLTLENEALKQSLSLMRDLLLHWGPGPPNRAPQEEAEALLELQGRLQEAQDTTEALRAQLGVQEVQLQGLQGALQQLQQETEQNCRRELQQMHGQLAGLRARMASLRQGCGDLRGLVSTFTQSCQGSLSEARGQVSWALGALSSGGPGTQLPEGQQGPPAGCPGRLPELKGNIRVLCRLRPGTSSSLVSVEPGPGGTVTTCYRGRHRRFRLDWVFPPDASQEEVFRELEPAVLSCLRGYSVCIFTYGQTGTGKTYSMEGPPEDPGIVPRALQSLFREMGAGRQHRVTLSMVEIYNEAVRDLLAPGPPERLAVRQGPEGQGGIQVAGLTHWDVPNLETLHQMLKLGRSNRATAATAMNQRSSRSHALVTLTLRAASPPRAPGTAGTLHLVDLAGSERARKAGAAGPPRGDPDGARRLREAQTINRSLLALGGVMAALRAHRPHVPFRDSQLTRLLQPALGPGTTAVLLLQISTRPEDLGETVCSLKFADRVGQVELGPARRRRVPRSSGTPSSLSTDTPLTGTPCTPTPSPGSPPCPSPDNGSGSALAPAEGLPL from the exons ATGTACGCCTTTTACTCGTTGCTCATCTACATCTTCTACAGCCTCTTCCGCAGGGATGGTGGCGCCGCGGCGGCCGCGGAGCCCGGGGACCCCGCCCAG AGAGCCCGCAAGCCCCGGGGTCGCCGGCGCCCAGACCTGCCCGCGCCAGAGCTGTGGACCGAGCTGACCGGCCTGGCCG CCAGCTCCGAGCCTGAGGATGGGTCGGAAGGCGCAGCCGAGGGCCGCGCGGCCGCGGTGTCCCTGGAAGAGGCCCTACTGCGCCTCGCCGAGTTCCTCTCCGTCCAGCTGGGGGCGGAAGAGAGCTGCGGGAGCCCGGCGGACCTGGGCCAG TCTGGCGAGGTCCCCCCACTGTTGACAGTGACCAGTCAGCTCTTGGCCCTTCTGGCATGGCTTCGAAGCCCCAGGGGGAGGCAGGCCCTGCTCCAGGGGACTCAGCCAGCCCCTCGGGTCCGGCCCCCCTCTCCAGATG gatCCACATCCCAAGAAGAAAGCCCTTCCCACTTCACCGCAGTCCCAGGCGAGCCACTGGGGGATGAGACCCAGGGACAGCAGCCCCTCCAGTTGGAGGAGGATCAGAGGGCGTGGCAGCGGCTGGAGCAGCTCATCCTGGGACAG CTGGAGGAGCTGAAGCAGCAGCTGGAACAGCAGGAGGAGGAGTTGGGTCGACTGCGCCTGGGCGTG GGGGCGACGGACTCAGAGAAAAGGGTTCAGCATCTGACTCTGGAGAACGAGGCCCTGAAGCAGAGCCTGAGTCTCATGCGGGACCTCCTGCTGCACTGGGGCCCCGGGCCCCCCAACAGGGCTCCGCAG GAGGAGGCGGAGGCATTGCTAGAGCTCCAGGGCCGGCTTCAGGAGGCCCAGGACACCACAGAAGCCCTCCGAGCCCAG CTGGGGGTGCAGGAGGTGCAGCTGCAGGGCCTTCAAGGGGCCCTCCAGCAGCTCCAGCAGGAGACGGAGCAGAACTGCAGGCGTGAGCTACAGCAGATGCATGGGCAGTTGGCAG GACTTCGGGCACGGATGGCCAGCCTGCGTCAGGGCTGCGGGGACCTCCGAGGTTTGGTCAGCACCTTTACCCAGAGCTGTCAGGGTTCGCTGAGTGAGGCCCGGGGCCAG GTGTCCTGGGCCTTGGGGGCACTGTCATCTGGAGGGCCTGGCACTCAGCTCCCTGAGGGGCAGCAAGGGCCCCCAGCCGGATGCCCAGGGCGGCTGCCAGAACTCAAGG GAAATATCCGTGTGCTGTGTCGGCTGAGGCCAGGGACATCCTCCAGCCTTGTGAGCGTGGAGCCAGGCCCAGGGGGCACCGTCACCACCTGCTACCGGGGGCGCCATCGTCGATTCCGCCTAGACTGGGTCTTCCCTCCAGACGCCAGCCAGGAGGAG GTCTTCAGAGAGCTGGAACCTGCAGTGCTGTCCTGCCTCCGAGGCTACAGCGTCTGCATCTTCACCTATGGCCAGACAGGCACCGGGAAGACCTACAGCATGGAG GGCCCTCCTGAGGACCCCGGCATAGTTCCTAGGGCGCTGCAGTCGCTGTTCCGGGAGATGGGGGCCGGCCGGCAGCACCGGGTGACACTCAGCATGGTGGAGATCTACAATGAGGCTGTCAG GGACCTCCTTGCTCCAGGGCCTCCCGAGCGCCTGGCCGTGAGGCAGGGCCCAGAAGGCCAGGGCGGGATCCAGGTGGCTGGCCTCACCCACTGGGACGTGCCCAACCTGGAGACATTGCACCAG ATGCTGAAACTGGGGAGGAGCAACCGGGCCACCGCCGCCACCGCCATGAACCAGCGCAGCTCCCGCTCGCATGCCCTGGTCACGCTGACGCTGCGCGCGGCGTCTCCACCGCGCGCTCCAGGCACCGCAG GCACGCTGCACCTGGTGGACCTGGCGGGATCCGAACGCGCACGGAAGGCAGGGGCGGCCGGCCCGCCGCGGGGAGACCCAGACGGCGCCCGGCGCCTGCGGGAGGCCCAGACCATAAACCGATCGCTGCTGGCGCTAGGAGGCGTGATGGCCGCACTGCGGGCCCACCGGCCGCACGTGCCCTTCCGCGACTCGCAGCTCACGCGACTGCTGCAGCCGGCGCTGGGCCCAGGCACCACCGCGGTGCTGCTGCTGCAG ATCTCCACGCGGCCGGAGGATCTCGGGGAGACAGTCTGCTCACTCAAGTTCGCCGACCGAGTGGGTCAAGTGGAGCTGGGGCCAGCCCGGCGCCGCAGGGTCCCGCGCTCCTCCGGGACGCCCTCTTCCCTCAGTACCGACACTCCGCTCACCGGGACCCCCTGCACCCCTACGCCGTCCCCTGGCAGTCCTCCATGCCCCAGTCCCGACAACGGCTCGGGCTCGGCCCTCGCGCCCGCAGAGGGCCTGCCCCTGTAG
- the KIFC2 gene encoding kinesin-like protein KIFC2 isoform X1, whose translation MYAFYSLLIYIFYSLFRRDGGAAAAAEPGDPAQRARKPRGRRRPDLPAPELWTELTGLAASSEPEDGSEGAAEGRAAAVSLEEALLRLAEFLSVQLGAEESCGSPADLGQSGEVPPLLTVTSQLLALLAWLRSPRGRQALLQGTQPAPRVRPPSPDGSTSQEESPSHFTAVPGEPLGDETQGQQPLQLEEDQRAWQRLEQLILGQLEELKQQLEQQEEELGRLRLGVGATDSEKRVQHLTLENEALKQSLSLMRDLLLHWGPGPPNRAPQEEAEALLELQGRLQEAQDTTEALRAQLGVQEVQLQGLQGALQQLQQETEQNCRRELQQMHGQLAGLRARMASLRQGCGDLRGLVSWALGALSSGGPGTQLPEGQQGPPAGCPGRLPELKGNIRVLCRLRPGTSSSLVSVEPGPGGTVTTCYRGRHRRFRLDWVFPPDASQEEVFRELEPAVLSCLRGYSVCIFTYGQTGTGKTYSMEGPPEDPGIVPRALQSLFREMGAGRQHRVTLSMVEIYNEAVRDLLAPGPPERLAVRQGPEGQGGIQVAGLTHWDVPNLETLHQMLKLGRSNRATAATAMNQRSSRSHALVTLTLRAASPPRAPGTAGTLHLVDLAGSERARKAGAAGPPRGDPDGARRLREAQTINRSLLALGGVMAALRAHRPHVPFRDSQLTRLLQPALGPGTTAVLLLQVGAGAAQARGRCVHAGRRPPGPAHPRLLPADLHAAGGSRGDSLLTQVRRPSGSSGAGASPAPQGPALLRDALFPQYRHSAHRDPLHPYAVPWQSSMPQSRQRLGLGPRARRGPAPVVLGRGPAHGVSGQVSAGRGGSKVPVPRLPGHKLPSLFGSTAPELPESPLHLRSQ comes from the exons ATGTACGCCTTTTACTCGTTGCTCATCTACATCTTCTACAGCCTCTTCCGCAGGGATGGTGGCGCCGCGGCGGCCGCGGAGCCCGGGGACCCCGCCCAG AGAGCCCGCAAGCCCCGGGGTCGCCGGCGCCCAGACCTGCCCGCGCCAGAGCTGTGGACCGAGCTGACCGGCCTGGCCG CCAGCTCCGAGCCTGAGGATGGGTCGGAAGGCGCAGCCGAGGGCCGCGCGGCCGCGGTGTCCCTGGAAGAGGCCCTACTGCGCCTCGCCGAGTTCCTCTCCGTCCAGCTGGGGGCGGAAGAGAGCTGCGGGAGCCCGGCGGACCTGGGCCAG TCTGGCGAGGTCCCCCCACTGTTGACAGTGACCAGTCAGCTCTTGGCCCTTCTGGCATGGCTTCGAAGCCCCAGGGGGAGGCAGGCCCTGCTCCAGGGGACTCAGCCAGCCCCTCGGGTCCGGCCCCCCTCTCCAGATG gatCCACATCCCAAGAAGAAAGCCCTTCCCACTTCACCGCAGTCCCAGGCGAGCCACTGGGGGATGAGACCCAGGGACAGCAGCCCCTCCAGTTGGAGGAGGATCAGAGGGCGTGGCAGCGGCTGGAGCAGCTCATCCTGGGACAG CTGGAGGAGCTGAAGCAGCAGCTGGAACAGCAGGAGGAGGAGTTGGGTCGACTGCGCCTGGGCGTG GGGGCGACGGACTCAGAGAAAAGGGTTCAGCATCTGACTCTGGAGAACGAGGCCCTGAAGCAGAGCCTGAGTCTCATGCGGGACCTCCTGCTGCACTGGGGCCCCGGGCCCCCCAACAGGGCTCCGCAG GAGGAGGCGGAGGCATTGCTAGAGCTCCAGGGCCGGCTTCAGGAGGCCCAGGACACCACAGAAGCCCTCCGAGCCCAG CTGGGGGTGCAGGAGGTGCAGCTGCAGGGCCTTCAAGGGGCCCTCCAGCAGCTCCAGCAGGAGACGGAGCAGAACTGCAGGCGTGAGCTACAGCAGATGCATGGGCAGTTGGCAG GACTTCGGGCACGGATGGCCAGCCTGCGTCAGGGCTGCGGGGACCTCCGAGGTTTG GTGTCCTGGGCCTTGGGGGCACTGTCATCTGGAGGGCCTGGCACTCAGCTCCCTGAGGGGCAGCAAGGGCCCCCAGCCGGATGCCCAGGGCGGCTGCCAGAACTCAAGG GAAATATCCGTGTGCTGTGTCGGCTGAGGCCAGGGACATCCTCCAGCCTTGTGAGCGTGGAGCCAGGCCCAGGGGGCACCGTCACCACCTGCTACCGGGGGCGCCATCGTCGATTCCGCCTAGACTGGGTCTTCCCTCCAGACGCCAGCCAGGAGGAG GTCTTCAGAGAGCTGGAACCTGCAGTGCTGTCCTGCCTCCGAGGCTACAGCGTCTGCATCTTCACCTATGGCCAGACAGGCACCGGGAAGACCTACAGCATGGAG GGCCCTCCTGAGGACCCCGGCATAGTTCCTAGGGCGCTGCAGTCGCTGTTCCGGGAGATGGGGGCCGGCCGGCAGCACCGGGTGACACTCAGCATGGTGGAGATCTACAATGAGGCTGTCAG GGACCTCCTTGCTCCAGGGCCTCCCGAGCGCCTGGCCGTGAGGCAGGGCCCAGAAGGCCAGGGCGGGATCCAGGTGGCTGGCCTCACCCACTGGGACGTGCCCAACCTGGAGACATTGCACCAG ATGCTGAAACTGGGGAGGAGCAACCGGGCCACCGCCGCCACCGCCATGAACCAGCGCAGCTCCCGCTCGCATGCCCTGGTCACGCTGACGCTGCGCGCGGCGTCTCCACCGCGCGCTCCAGGCACCGCAG GCACGCTGCACCTGGTGGACCTGGCGGGATCCGAACGCGCACGGAAGGCAGGGGCGGCCGGCCCGCCGCGGGGAGACCCAGACGGCGCCCGGCGCCTGCGGGAGGCCCAGACCATAAACCGATCGCTGCTGGCGCTAGGAGGCGTGATGGCCGCACTGCGGGCCCACCGGCCGCACGTGCCCTTCCGCGACTCGCAGCTCACGCGACTGCTGCAGCCGGCGCTGGGCCCAGGCACCACCGCGGTGCTGCTGCTGCAGGTGGGCGCCGGGGCGGCGCAGGCGCGGGGCAGGTGTGTGCATGCCGGTCGCCGCCCACCCGGGCCCGCCCACCCGCGCCTCTTGCCCGCAGATCTCCACGCGGCCGGAGGATCTCGGGGAGACAGTCTGCTCACTCAAGTTCGCCGACCGAGTGGGTCAAGTGGAGCTGGGGCCAGCCCGGCGCCGCAGGGTCCCGCGCTCCTCCGGGACGCCCTCTTCCCTCAGTACCGACACTCCGCTCACCGGGACCCCCTGCACCCCTACGCCGTCCCCTGGCAGTCCTCCATGCCCCAGTCCCGACAACGGCTCGGGCTCGGCCCTCGCGCCCGCAGAGGGCCTGCCCCTGTAGTCCTGGGTCGCGGCCCTGCCCATGGGGTCTCAGGCCAGGTCTCTGCTGGCAGAGGCGGTAGTAAAGTCCCTGTACCCCGTCTCCCAGGGCACAAGCTCCCTAGCCTCTTTGGATCCACTGCCCCTGAGCTCCCAGAGTCACCCCTCCACCTCCGCAGCCAGTGA
- the KIFC2 gene encoding kinesin-like protein KIFC2 isoform X2 has product MYAFYSLLIYIFYSLFRRDGGAAAAAEPGDPAQRARKPRGRRRPDLPAPELWTELTGLAASSEPEDGSEGAAEGRAAAVSLEEALLRLAEFLSVQLGAEESCGSPADLGQSGEVPPLLTVTSQLLALLAWLRSPRGRQALLQGTQPAPRVRPPSPDGSTSQEESPSHFTAVPGEPLGDETQGQQPLQLEEDQRAWQRLEQLILGQLEELKQQLEQQEEELGRLRLGVGATDSEKRVQHLTLENEALKQSLSLMRDLLLHWGPGPPNRAPQEEAEALLELQGRLQEAQDTTEALRAQVSWALGALSSGGPGTQLPEGQQGPPAGCPGRLPELKGNIRVLCRLRPGTSSSLVSVEPGPGGTVTTCYRGRHRRFRLDWVFPPDASQEEVFRELEPAVLSCLRGYSVCIFTYGQTGTGKTYSMEGPPEDPGIVPRALQSLFREMGAGRQHRVTLSMVEIYNEAVRDLLAPGPPERLAVRQGPEGQGGIQVAGLTHWDVPNLETLHQMLKLGRSNRATAATAMNQRSSRSHALVTLTLRAASPPRAPGTAGTLHLVDLAGSERARKAGAAGPPRGDPDGARRLREAQTINRSLLALGGVMAALRAHRPHVPFRDSQLTRLLQPALGPGTTAVLLLQVGAGAAQARGRCVHAGRRPPGPAHPRLLPADLHAAGGSRGDSLLTQVRRPSGSSGAGASPAPQGPALLRDALFPQYRHSAHRDPLHPYAVPWQSSMPQSRQRLGLGPRARRGPAPVVLGRGPAHGVSGQVSAGRGGSKVPVPRLPGHKLPSLFGSTAPELPESPLHLRSQ; this is encoded by the exons ATGTACGCCTTTTACTCGTTGCTCATCTACATCTTCTACAGCCTCTTCCGCAGGGATGGTGGCGCCGCGGCGGCCGCGGAGCCCGGGGACCCCGCCCAG AGAGCCCGCAAGCCCCGGGGTCGCCGGCGCCCAGACCTGCCCGCGCCAGAGCTGTGGACCGAGCTGACCGGCCTGGCCG CCAGCTCCGAGCCTGAGGATGGGTCGGAAGGCGCAGCCGAGGGCCGCGCGGCCGCGGTGTCCCTGGAAGAGGCCCTACTGCGCCTCGCCGAGTTCCTCTCCGTCCAGCTGGGGGCGGAAGAGAGCTGCGGGAGCCCGGCGGACCTGGGCCAG TCTGGCGAGGTCCCCCCACTGTTGACAGTGACCAGTCAGCTCTTGGCCCTTCTGGCATGGCTTCGAAGCCCCAGGGGGAGGCAGGCCCTGCTCCAGGGGACTCAGCCAGCCCCTCGGGTCCGGCCCCCCTCTCCAGATG gatCCACATCCCAAGAAGAAAGCCCTTCCCACTTCACCGCAGTCCCAGGCGAGCCACTGGGGGATGAGACCCAGGGACAGCAGCCCCTCCAGTTGGAGGAGGATCAGAGGGCGTGGCAGCGGCTGGAGCAGCTCATCCTGGGACAG CTGGAGGAGCTGAAGCAGCAGCTGGAACAGCAGGAGGAGGAGTTGGGTCGACTGCGCCTGGGCGTG GGGGCGACGGACTCAGAGAAAAGGGTTCAGCATCTGACTCTGGAGAACGAGGCCCTGAAGCAGAGCCTGAGTCTCATGCGGGACCTCCTGCTGCACTGGGGCCCCGGGCCCCCCAACAGGGCTCCGCAG GAGGAGGCGGAGGCATTGCTAGAGCTCCAGGGCCGGCTTCAGGAGGCCCAGGACACCACAGAAGCCCTCCGAGCCCAG GTGTCCTGGGCCTTGGGGGCACTGTCATCTGGAGGGCCTGGCACTCAGCTCCCTGAGGGGCAGCAAGGGCCCCCAGCCGGATGCCCAGGGCGGCTGCCAGAACTCAAGG GAAATATCCGTGTGCTGTGTCGGCTGAGGCCAGGGACATCCTCCAGCCTTGTGAGCGTGGAGCCAGGCCCAGGGGGCACCGTCACCACCTGCTACCGGGGGCGCCATCGTCGATTCCGCCTAGACTGGGTCTTCCCTCCAGACGCCAGCCAGGAGGAG GTCTTCAGAGAGCTGGAACCTGCAGTGCTGTCCTGCCTCCGAGGCTACAGCGTCTGCATCTTCACCTATGGCCAGACAGGCACCGGGAAGACCTACAGCATGGAG GGCCCTCCTGAGGACCCCGGCATAGTTCCTAGGGCGCTGCAGTCGCTGTTCCGGGAGATGGGGGCCGGCCGGCAGCACCGGGTGACACTCAGCATGGTGGAGATCTACAATGAGGCTGTCAG GGACCTCCTTGCTCCAGGGCCTCCCGAGCGCCTGGCCGTGAGGCAGGGCCCAGAAGGCCAGGGCGGGATCCAGGTGGCTGGCCTCACCCACTGGGACGTGCCCAACCTGGAGACATTGCACCAG ATGCTGAAACTGGGGAGGAGCAACCGGGCCACCGCCGCCACCGCCATGAACCAGCGCAGCTCCCGCTCGCATGCCCTGGTCACGCTGACGCTGCGCGCGGCGTCTCCACCGCGCGCTCCAGGCACCGCAG GCACGCTGCACCTGGTGGACCTGGCGGGATCCGAACGCGCACGGAAGGCAGGGGCGGCCGGCCCGCCGCGGGGAGACCCAGACGGCGCCCGGCGCCTGCGGGAGGCCCAGACCATAAACCGATCGCTGCTGGCGCTAGGAGGCGTGATGGCCGCACTGCGGGCCCACCGGCCGCACGTGCCCTTCCGCGACTCGCAGCTCACGCGACTGCTGCAGCCGGCGCTGGGCCCAGGCACCACCGCGGTGCTGCTGCTGCAGGTGGGCGCCGGGGCGGCGCAGGCGCGGGGCAGGTGTGTGCATGCCGGTCGCCGCCCACCCGGGCCCGCCCACCCGCGCCTCTTGCCCGCAGATCTCCACGCGGCCGGAGGATCTCGGGGAGACAGTCTGCTCACTCAAGTTCGCCGACCGAGTGGGTCAAGTGGAGCTGGGGCCAGCCCGGCGCCGCAGGGTCCCGCGCTCCTCCGGGACGCCCTCTTCCCTCAGTACCGACACTCCGCTCACCGGGACCCCCTGCACCCCTACGCCGTCCCCTGGCAGTCCTCCATGCCCCAGTCCCGACAACGGCTCGGGCTCGGCCCTCGCGCCCGCAGAGGGCCTGCCCCTGTAGTCCTGGGTCGCGGCCCTGCCCATGGGGTCTCAGGCCAGGTCTCTGCTGGCAGAGGCGGTAGTAAAGTCCCTGTACCCCGTCTCCCAGGGCACAAGCTCCCTAGCCTCTTTGGATCCACTGCCCCTGAGCTCCCAGAGTCACCCCTCCACCTCCGCAGCCAGTGA
- the KIFC2 gene encoding kinesin-like protein KIFC2 isoform X4, with the protein MYAFYSLLIYIFYSLFRRDGGAAAAAEPGDPAQRARKPRGRRRPDLPAPELWTELTGLAASSEPEDGSEGAAEGRAAAVSLEEALLRLAEFLSVQLGAEESCGSPADLGQSGEVPPLLTVTSQLLALLAWLRSPRGRQALLQGTQPAPRVRPPSPDGSTSQEESPSHFTAVPGEPLGDETQGQQPLQLEEDQRAWQRLEQLILGQLEELKQQLEQQEEELGRLRLGVGATDSEKRVQHLTLENEALKQSLSLMRDLLLHWGPGPPNRAPQEEAEALLELQGRLQEAQDTTEALRAQLGVQEVQLQGLQGALQQLQQETEQNCRRELQQMHGQLAGLRARMASLRQGCGDLRGLVSWALGALSSGGPGTQLPEGQQGPPAGCPGRLPELKGNIRVLCRLRPGTSSSLVSVEPGPGGTVTTCYRGRHRRFRLDWVFPPDASQEEVFRELEPAVLSCLRGYSVCIFTYGQTGTGKTYSMEGPPEDPGIVPRALQSLFREMGAGRQHRVTLSMVEIYNEAVRDLLAPGPPERLAVRQGPEGQGGIQVAGLTHWDVPNLETLHQMLKLGRSNRATAATAMNQRSSRSHALVTLTLRAASPPRAPGTAGTLHLVDLAGSERARKAGAAGPPRGDPDGARRLREAQTINRSLLALGGVMAALRAHRPHVPFRDSQLTRLLQPALGPGTTAVLLLQISTRPEDLGETVCSLKFADRVGQVELGPARRRRVPRSSGTPSSLSTDTPLTGTPCTPTPSPGSPPCPSPDNGSGSALAPAEGLPL; encoded by the exons ATGTACGCCTTTTACTCGTTGCTCATCTACATCTTCTACAGCCTCTTCCGCAGGGATGGTGGCGCCGCGGCGGCCGCGGAGCCCGGGGACCCCGCCCAG AGAGCCCGCAAGCCCCGGGGTCGCCGGCGCCCAGACCTGCCCGCGCCAGAGCTGTGGACCGAGCTGACCGGCCTGGCCG CCAGCTCCGAGCCTGAGGATGGGTCGGAAGGCGCAGCCGAGGGCCGCGCGGCCGCGGTGTCCCTGGAAGAGGCCCTACTGCGCCTCGCCGAGTTCCTCTCCGTCCAGCTGGGGGCGGAAGAGAGCTGCGGGAGCCCGGCGGACCTGGGCCAG TCTGGCGAGGTCCCCCCACTGTTGACAGTGACCAGTCAGCTCTTGGCCCTTCTGGCATGGCTTCGAAGCCCCAGGGGGAGGCAGGCCCTGCTCCAGGGGACTCAGCCAGCCCCTCGGGTCCGGCCCCCCTCTCCAGATG gatCCACATCCCAAGAAGAAAGCCCTTCCCACTTCACCGCAGTCCCAGGCGAGCCACTGGGGGATGAGACCCAGGGACAGCAGCCCCTCCAGTTGGAGGAGGATCAGAGGGCGTGGCAGCGGCTGGAGCAGCTCATCCTGGGACAG CTGGAGGAGCTGAAGCAGCAGCTGGAACAGCAGGAGGAGGAGTTGGGTCGACTGCGCCTGGGCGTG GGGGCGACGGACTCAGAGAAAAGGGTTCAGCATCTGACTCTGGAGAACGAGGCCCTGAAGCAGAGCCTGAGTCTCATGCGGGACCTCCTGCTGCACTGGGGCCCCGGGCCCCCCAACAGGGCTCCGCAG GAGGAGGCGGAGGCATTGCTAGAGCTCCAGGGCCGGCTTCAGGAGGCCCAGGACACCACAGAAGCCCTCCGAGCCCAG CTGGGGGTGCAGGAGGTGCAGCTGCAGGGCCTTCAAGGGGCCCTCCAGCAGCTCCAGCAGGAGACGGAGCAGAACTGCAGGCGTGAGCTACAGCAGATGCATGGGCAGTTGGCAG GACTTCGGGCACGGATGGCCAGCCTGCGTCAGGGCTGCGGGGACCTCCGAGGTTTG GTGTCCTGGGCCTTGGGGGCACTGTCATCTGGAGGGCCTGGCACTCAGCTCCCTGAGGGGCAGCAAGGGCCCCCAGCCGGATGCCCAGGGCGGCTGCCAGAACTCAAGG GAAATATCCGTGTGCTGTGTCGGCTGAGGCCAGGGACATCCTCCAGCCTTGTGAGCGTGGAGCCAGGCCCAGGGGGCACCGTCACCACCTGCTACCGGGGGCGCCATCGTCGATTCCGCCTAGACTGGGTCTTCCCTCCAGACGCCAGCCAGGAGGAG GTCTTCAGAGAGCTGGAACCTGCAGTGCTGTCCTGCCTCCGAGGCTACAGCGTCTGCATCTTCACCTATGGCCAGACAGGCACCGGGAAGACCTACAGCATGGAG GGCCCTCCTGAGGACCCCGGCATAGTTCCTAGGGCGCTGCAGTCGCTGTTCCGGGAGATGGGGGCCGGCCGGCAGCACCGGGTGACACTCAGCATGGTGGAGATCTACAATGAGGCTGTCAG GGACCTCCTTGCTCCAGGGCCTCCCGAGCGCCTGGCCGTGAGGCAGGGCCCAGAAGGCCAGGGCGGGATCCAGGTGGCTGGCCTCACCCACTGGGACGTGCCCAACCTGGAGACATTGCACCAG ATGCTGAAACTGGGGAGGAGCAACCGGGCCACCGCCGCCACCGCCATGAACCAGCGCAGCTCCCGCTCGCATGCCCTGGTCACGCTGACGCTGCGCGCGGCGTCTCCACCGCGCGCTCCAGGCACCGCAG GCACGCTGCACCTGGTGGACCTGGCGGGATCCGAACGCGCACGGAAGGCAGGGGCGGCCGGCCCGCCGCGGGGAGACCCAGACGGCGCCCGGCGCCTGCGGGAGGCCCAGACCATAAACCGATCGCTGCTGGCGCTAGGAGGCGTGATGGCCGCACTGCGGGCCCACCGGCCGCACGTGCCCTTCCGCGACTCGCAGCTCACGCGACTGCTGCAGCCGGCGCTGGGCCCAGGCACCACCGCGGTGCTGCTGCTGCAG ATCTCCACGCGGCCGGAGGATCTCGGGGAGACAGTCTGCTCACTCAAGTTCGCCGACCGAGTGGGTCAAGTGGAGCTGGGGCCAGCCCGGCGCCGCAGGGTCCCGCGCTCCTCCGGGACGCCCTCTTCCCTCAGTACCGACACTCCGCTCACCGGGACCCCCTGCACCCCTACGCCGTCCCCTGGCAGTCCTCCATGCCCCAGTCCCGACAACGGCTCGGGCTCGGCCCTCGCGCCCGCAGAGGGCCTGCCCCTGTAG